In Aminobacterium sp. MB27-C1, a single genomic region encodes these proteins:
- a CDS encoding NAD(+) diphosphatase, with translation MLAGFVEPGENLEEAVAREVMEEVGIEIKNIHYFGSQPWAFHSLMVGFTAQWKSGNIHIDEKEIEAAEWYTPENLPSIPTQASISGRLILNYLHKYGY, from the coding sequence ATTCTAGCTGGATTTGTTGAACCAGGCGAAAATCTGGAAGAGGCTGTGGCTCGGGAAGTAATGGAAGAGGTAGGAATAGAGATTAAAAATATTCATTATTTTGGAAGTCAACCATGGGCATTTCACTCTCTTATGGTCGGTTTCACTGCTCAATGGAAATCAGGGAATATACATATAGACGAAAAAGAAATAGAAGCTGCTGAATGGTACACTCCTGAAAACCTGCCATCAATACCGACACAAGCAAGTATTTCTGGACGTCTTATATTAAACTATTTACATAAATATGGATATTAG
- a CDS encoding HD-GYP domain-containing protein: protein MNLARRIPVWDIPCCSGVIIEDVLSPGGALLVPKGMNLSKLGDSRLSFANTLQERGICYVTVKEDVDFVLGEVFDVLEALDLPSNPVDSRIALQTIHEVRRIFSAIASGEVSQVCLVPLLRVGRLLAQCITKNPRILLSLGSVREQDQYTFVHSFNVALLSGFLAYRLFPENLGLVEAVTTGGLLHDLGKARLPLSILNKPSRLSENEFEEVKKHPVYGASIAKQLGIDDERILTVIESHHERIDGTGYPYGLKLGEIPIEARIASVADVYDALTTVRIYKESVPLHRAISIIIENTEYQFDRTVVTAFLNAVGMYPPGTIVQLSDNRVGIVIAAGEKSILRPRVLLKTDEYGDRYDDHMVLDLADNAHLFIRSTIDDIGKRKDSFTLREFH from the coding sequence ATGAACTTGGCACGGCGGATTCCAGTATGGGATATCCCTTGTTGTTCTGGCGTGATTATAGAAGACGTATTGTCTCCAGGAGGAGCCTTATTAGTTCCTAAAGGGATGAATCTCTCTAAACTGGGGGATTCACGCTTGTCTTTTGCCAATACACTTCAGGAGCGCGGAATTTGTTACGTAACTGTTAAAGAGGATGTTGATTTTGTCCTTGGAGAAGTTTTTGATGTTCTGGAAGCCTTGGATCTTCCTTCAAATCCTGTCGATTCGCGAATTGCCCTTCAAACTATTCATGAAGTTCGTCGTATTTTCAGTGCCATCGCATCAGGAGAGGTCTCTCAAGTCTGCCTTGTTCCTCTTTTACGAGTTGGAAGGTTGCTTGCGCAATGCATTACAAAGAACCCTCGAATCTTACTTTCATTGGGTAGTGTAAGAGAGCAGGATCAATATACGTTTGTTCATTCCTTTAATGTAGCGTTATTAAGTGGTTTTCTCGCATATCGTCTTTTTCCAGAAAATCTTGGTCTTGTAGAAGCTGTAACAACAGGAGGGCTACTTCACGATTTGGGGAAAGCCCGACTTCCTCTTTCCATTTTGAACAAACCATCTCGTTTATCTGAAAATGAATTCGAAGAAGTAAAAAAACACCCTGTATATGGTGCGAGTATTGCAAAACAATTAGGTATTGATGATGAACGAATTCTTACAGTGATAGAGTCTCATCACGAGAGAATTGATGGAACAGGCTACCCCTATGGTCTGAAATTAGGAGAGATACCGATTGAAGCTCGAATTGCTTCTGTAGCTGATGTTTATGATGCTCTTACTACAGTTCGTATTTATAAAGAATCCGTTCCTTTGCACCGAGCTATTTCTATCATTATAGAAAATACGGAGTATCAATTTGATAGAACAGTAGTTACCGCTTTTTTGAACGCTGTGGGGATGTACCCTCCGGGAACAATTGTTCAATTATCAGATAATCGTGTTGGTATTGTTATTGCAGCAGGTGAAAAAAGTATTCTTCGCCCGCGAGTCCTTTTGAAGACAGACGAATATGGAGATCGATATGATGATCATATGGTTTTAGATCTTGCCGATAATGCACACTTGTTTATCCGTTCCACAATAGATGATATTGGCAAACGTAAAGACTCCTTCACTCTTCGAGAGTTTCACTAA
- a CDS encoding glucan biosynthesis protein G, whose protein sequence is MCLMKMKTYTVLCLVILTLSFISTPIFASSQEGFGLAFVSHKAQDLASKPFEEPKDSVPEELMKLSYDQWRDIRFRSEKALWQEDNLPFSVQFFHLGMFYNRAVQIHIVDGKKVTPLSFSPEMFDYGKNQLDLKKLPPDLGFAGFRIHFPINTKKYADEVAVFLGASYFRAVAQNQQYGLSARGLALDTGSSTGEEFPWFKEFWLVKPLKQSSSMVMYALLDSPSCTGAYKFTIIPGKETQIDVICNIYRRKEIQKIGIAPFTSMFLYGETENGRPGDFRPEVHDSDGLLIETEDEQLIWRPLINPARLLITKQTETPIKGFGLMQRDLNFDHYLDLEARYEKRPSLWITPQNNWGKGHVELIEIPSDSEINDNIVAYWVPEIEEGTSLHPLTFTYTMEWLTPDVDKERIARASHTRLVKEKEEGAYRFIIDFEGKELNEIPADTGLASDLNVEGDATLVERQLLKNIVTSGWRLSFKISVPVEKIKSVVPDRKPVVKLSAFLKKGENIPTPLTEIWTYDFRP, encoded by the coding sequence ATGTGTTTAATGAAAATGAAAACCTATACAGTTCTATGTTTAGTTATTCTTACTCTCTCTTTTATATCTACACCAATTTTTGCCTCATCTCAGGAAGGTTTCGGCCTTGCTTTCGTAAGCCATAAAGCTCAGGATTTAGCCTCAAAACCTTTTGAAGAGCCTAAAGACTCCGTGCCAGAAGAACTCATGAAGTTAAGCTACGATCAATGGAGAGATATTAGATTTCGTTCTGAAAAAGCGCTTTGGCAAGAAGATAACCTCCCTTTCTCTGTACAATTTTTTCATCTTGGCATGTTCTATAACAGAGCTGTTCAGATACATATTGTTGATGGGAAAAAGGTTACCCCTCTTTCCTTCTCCCCTGAAATGTTCGATTATGGCAAGAATCAGCTTGATTTAAAAAAACTTCCACCAGATCTGGGGTTTGCCGGATTTCGTATTCATTTTCCTATTAACACGAAAAAATATGCTGACGAAGTCGCCGTATTTCTTGGCGCCAGCTACTTCAGGGCCGTAGCTCAAAATCAGCAGTATGGACTCTCGGCCAGGGGGCTTGCTCTAGACACAGGATCCTCAACAGGGGAAGAATTCCCTTGGTTTAAAGAATTCTGGCTTGTAAAACCATTAAAACAATCTTCTTCAATGGTCATGTATGCCCTCCTTGATAGCCCCAGTTGTACTGGTGCTTATAAATTTACAATTATTCCTGGGAAAGAAACTCAGATAGATGTCATCTGTAATATTTATAGACGCAAAGAAATTCAAAAAATTGGTATTGCTCCTTTTACCAGCATGTTCTTGTATGGGGAAACAGAGAATGGCCGCCCCGGTGATTTTAGACCTGAAGTACACGATTCAGACGGACTTTTGATAGAAACAGAGGACGAGCAGTTAATATGGCGTCCTCTTATCAATCCAGCTCGTCTTTTGATAACCAAACAAACTGAAACACCAATCAAAGGTTTTGGATTAATGCAAAGAGATCTTAATTTTGATCATTACCTCGACCTGGAAGCACGATATGAAAAACGGCCAAGTCTTTGGATTACCCCGCAAAACAATTGGGGCAAAGGTCATGTCGAATTGATAGAAATACCTTCAGACAGTGAAATCAACGATAATATTGTTGCCTACTGGGTTCCCGAAATCGAAGAGGGGACATCTCTTCACCCTCTTACCTTTACATATACCATGGAATGGTTAACTCCTGATGTAGATAAAGAAAGAATAGCCAGAGCTTCCCATACACGGCTTGTAAAGGAAAAAGAAGAGGGAGCCTATCGTTTTATTATTGATTTTGAAGGGAAAGAGCTCAATGAAATACCCGCAGATACTGGTCTGGCAAGTGACCTTAACGTTGAGGGTGACGCCACTCTTGTGGAGCGCCAATTGCTTAAAAATATAGTAACAAGTGGTTGGCGGTTAAGTTTTAAGATATCGGTTCCCGTGGAAAAAATAAAAAGTGTCGTTCCTGACCGGAAACCTGTCGTAAAACTTTCTGCTTTTCTCAAAAAAGGGGAAAACATTCCCACCCCTTTAACTGAAATATGGACCTATGACTTCCGCCCCTAG
- the mdoH gene encoding glucans biosynthesis glucosyltransferase MdoH, which yields MSTDTLEIKWTRAASWRRILLLALILLPTFTASHYMAGVLPYKGATLLEIALVVVFGILFAWISIGFWTAMLGLFVLIRHKDQFSFSQALKKQPLSIEDTEAKTAILIPIYNEDVPRVMAGVQTTLQALRKTGLSHMFHIFILSDTTNPDIWVHEEMAWYKLCQDEDAFGTIFYRHRKSNVKRKSGNVADFCRRWGKDYRYMIVFDADSVMSGKTLVQMVQAMELRPDIGILQTPPAAVNRQSLIARVQQFANRVYGPIFAAGLHFWLLGDAQYWGHNAIIRVAPFMEHCQLPRLPGKGPLGGDILSHDFVEAALMRRAGYGVWLAYDMEGSYEETPPTLLDELKRDRRWCQGNLQHLRLIFTRGFFPVHRALFVNGVMSYGSALLWLVFLILSSAEAITEVLIEPQYFPSAEMTLFPQWPVWYPMWAITLLGSTAIVLFLPKILSIAYIIFYTKKAHLYGGSVRLTLSMIIETLTSTLLAPIRMAFHSHFVVMTLLGKATGWGTQTRDDRGTTWNDAFQYHISQTLIALLWGSILYVFNRSFFWWMLPILGPMALSIPISAFSSRVSFGQKLKKLFLLITPEETEAPSELATVDENMTKPASYSPLPLSQNEGFVRAVVDPKVLALHTSLILRHRVAAPSIRQRREDIQKKPLRKDQRDFQPKKRWNYYETQTNYENFTAKFGGSLIGKKQPNGV from the coding sequence ATGAGCACTGATACTCTCGAAATTAAATGGACTCGAGCCGCCAGTTGGAGAAGAATTCTGCTTTTAGCTCTTATTCTTCTTCCTACATTTACGGCAAGTCATTATATGGCCGGAGTGCTTCCTTATAAAGGAGCAACCCTTCTGGAAATAGCCCTTGTTGTCGTTTTTGGAATTCTTTTCGCATGGATATCCATTGGTTTCTGGACAGCTATGCTGGGCCTTTTTGTCTTGATTCGCCATAAAGACCAATTTTCATTTTCTCAGGCTTTAAAGAAGCAGCCTCTTTCCATAGAAGACACTGAGGCAAAAACGGCTATTCTCATACCTATTTATAATGAAGACGTACCTCGCGTTATGGCCGGAGTACAGACAACACTTCAGGCATTGCGCAAAACCGGATTGAGCCACATGTTTCATATTTTTATTCTCAGTGATACGACAAACCCCGACATTTGGGTTCATGAAGAAATGGCATGGTATAAGCTTTGCCAAGATGAAGATGCTTTTGGAACGATATTTTATCGTCATCGTAAAAGTAATGTGAAGAGAAAGAGTGGAAATGTCGCCGATTTCTGCAGACGATGGGGTAAAGATTATCGATATATGATCGTATTTGATGCTGACAGTGTTATGTCTGGAAAAACTTTGGTACAAATGGTTCAGGCTATGGAACTTCGTCCGGATATAGGGATTCTCCAAACACCTCCCGCCGCTGTAAATCGGCAATCTCTTATTGCTCGAGTACAGCAATTCGCTAATAGAGTATACGGCCCTATTTTTGCAGCGGGCCTTCATTTTTGGCTTTTAGGCGATGCTCAATATTGGGGACACAACGCCATCATACGAGTTGCTCCCTTTATGGAACATTGTCAACTCCCTCGTTTACCAGGAAAGGGCCCATTGGGAGGAGATATTCTGAGCCATGACTTCGTAGAAGCTGCCCTCATGAGAAGGGCTGGTTATGGAGTTTGGCTTGCCTACGATATGGAAGGCAGTTATGAGGAAACTCCACCCACTCTTCTTGATGAACTGAAGCGAGACAGACGGTGGTGCCAAGGAAATCTGCAACATTTACGGCTTATTTTCACACGAGGATTTTTCCCTGTTCATAGAGCTCTTTTCGTGAATGGTGTAATGTCGTATGGTTCAGCCTTGCTTTGGCTTGTTTTTCTGATTCTAAGTTCTGCTGAAGCCATTACCGAGGTTCTTATTGAGCCTCAGTATTTCCCTTCTGCGGAGATGACTCTCTTCCCGCAGTGGCCTGTTTGGTACCCAATGTGGGCCATCACTCTTCTAGGATCAACGGCCATCGTTCTCTTTCTTCCCAAAATACTTAGTATCGCGTATATTATTTTCTATACAAAAAAGGCACATCTTTACGGAGGAAGCGTTCGTCTCACGCTAAGCATGATCATTGAAACACTAACATCGACGTTGTTGGCACCGATACGTATGGCTTTTCATAGCCACTTTGTCGTAATGACACTTTTGGGAAAAGCGACAGGTTGGGGCACACAAACCAGAGATGATAGAGGAACCACGTGGAATGATGCTTTTCAGTACCATATCAGCCAGACTCTCATTGCTTTGCTCTGGGGAAGCATCCTTTACGTCTTTAATAGGTCTTTCTTCTGGTGGATGCTACCAATTTTAGGCCCCATGGCTCTATCTATACCTATTTCAGCCTTTTCAAGTCGTGTTTCTTTTGGACAAAAGTTAAAGAAACTTTTTTTGCTCATAACTCCAGAGGAAACAGAAGCTCCTAGCGAACTTGCAACAGTGGATGAAAATATGACAAAACCAGCTTCCTATTCTCCCTTGCCCCTTTCACAAAATGAAGGTTTTGTTCGGGCTGTCGTTGATCCCAAAGTTCTTGCTCTACACACATCGCTCATTCTTAGACATCGCGTCGCCGCCCCATCTATACGGCAAAGACGGGAAGACATTCAGAAAAAGCCCTTGAGAAAGGACCAGAGGGACTTTCAGCCAAAGAAAAGATGGAATTACTACGAGACCCAGACCAATTACGAGAACTTCACCGCAAAATTTGGCGGATCCCTAATTGGGAAAAAGCAGCCAAATGGGGTATAG
- a CDS encoding NUDIX-like domain-containing protein, producing the protein MLYGKEEFTLIYLSKGDHSCKKEFPVTIPKYSERDSIPISFIRQGEVGSPKGNGHFWAEAAAEEQAPSGMEFVPLRGLYEVLGDALFPIAGQAFQLMYWRRTTRYCSSCGQPLQEHAVDRAMECSTCNLVIYPTISPVIAVAIEKDGQLLLARSPHFLPKDTVF; encoded by the coding sequence GTGTTATATGGAAAAGAAGAGTTCACTCTTATTTATCTTTCAAAAGGAGACCATTCTTGTAAGAAAGAATTCCCTGTTACGATACCTAAATATTCAGAGAGGGATAGTATCCCCATCTCTTTTATTCGCCAGGGAGAAGTCGGCTCACCTAAAGGGAACGGTCATTTCTGGGCAGAAGCAGCGGCAGAAGAGCAAGCTCCCTCGGGAATGGAATTTGTTCCTTTGCGTGGGCTTTACGAAGTTCTGGGAGATGCCCTTTTTCCCATTGCCGGACAAGCTTTTCAATTAATGTATTGGCGTCGCACGACACGTTACTGTAGCAGTTGTGGGCAACCTCTACAAGAGCACGCTGTAGATAGAGCTATGGAGTGTTCCACATGTAATTTAGTTATCTACCCTACAATTTCACCGGTTATTGCCGTAGCCATAGAAAAAGATGGGCAGCTTTTGCTTGCTCGAAGCCCCCATTTCCTCCCAAAAGATACAGTATTCTAG